One part of the Lotus japonicus ecotype B-129 chromosome 2, LjGifu_v1.2 genome encodes these proteins:
- the LOC130740461 gene encoding mitogen-activated protein kinase 3-like, producing the protein MAGVNPNGVAEFQAVPSHGGQFIQYNIFGNLFEVTSKYRPPIMPIGRGAYGIVCSLLNTETNELVAVKKIANAFDNHMDAKRTLREIKLLRHLDHENVIALRDVIPPPLRREFTDVYITTELMDTDLHQIIRSNQGLSEEHCQYFLYQVLRGLKYIHSANIIHRDLKPSNLLLNSNCDLKIIDFGLARPTVENDFMTEYVVTRWYRAPELLLNSSDYTSAIDVWSVGCIFMELMNKKPLFPGKDHVHQLRLLTELLGTPTEADLGLVKNDDVRRYIRQLPQYPRQPLTKVFPHVHPMAMDLVDKMLTIDPTKRITVEQALAHPYLEKLHDVADEPVCTKPFSFEFEQQQLDEEQIKEMIYREALALNPEYA; encoded by the exons ATGGCCGGTGTTAATCCCAACGGCGTCGCCGAGTTTCAGGCGGTTCCGTCGCACGGTGGACAGTTCATTCAGTACAACATCTTCGGTAACCTCTTTGAAGTTACCTCCAAGTACCGTCCTCCGATCATGCCGATCGGTCGCGGCGCCTATGGAATCGTTTG CTCGCTGTTGAACACGGAGACGAATGAGCTGGTGGCGGTGAAGAAGATTGCGAATGCTTTCGATAATCACATGGATGCTAAGCGCACGCTTCGTGAGATTAAGCTTCTTAGGCATTTGGATCATGAGAAT GTAATTGCTTTAAGAGATGTTATTCCTCCACCCTTGCGTAGAGAGTTTACTGATGTCTACATTACCACCGAACTCATGGACACTGATCTTCACCAAATCATTCGCTCAAACCAAGGTCTATCAGAGGAACACTGCCAG TACTTCTTGTATCAGGTTCTTCGTGGACTAAAGTATATCCATTCTGCAAACATAATCCATAGAGATTTGAAACCAAGTAACCTGTTGCTGAATTCAAATTGTGACCTGAAGATTATTGATTTTGGTCTGGCGCGGCCAACTGTAGAAAATGACTTCATGACAGAATATGTAGTCACAAGATGGTACAGGGCTCCTGAGTTGTTGTTGAACTCCTCAGATTACACCTCTGCAATAGATGTGTGGTCTGTTGGCTGCATCTTTATGGAGCTTATGAATAAAAAGCCTCTTTTTCCAGGCAAAGACCATGTACATCAGCTACGCCTATTGACAGAG CTTCTTGGTACTCCAACTGAGGCTGACCTTGGGTTAGTGAAAAATGATGATGTGAGAAGATATATCAGACAACTTCCTCAATATCCTCGTCAACCTTTAACTAAGGTCTTCCCCCATGTTCATCCCATGGCCATGGATCTCGTCGATAAAATGTTGACTATTGATCCCACCAAAAGAATCACAG TTGAACAAGCACTGGCCCATCCATACCTTGAGAAACTGCATGATGTAGCTGATGAACCAGTCTGTACGAAGCCATTTTCGTTTGAGTTTGAGCAACAGCAATTAGACGAGGAGCAAATAAAAGAGATGATCTACAGGGAAGCATTGGCACTCAATCCTGAGTATGcttaa